The following proteins come from a genomic window of Alkalibacter saccharofermentans DSM 14828:
- a CDS encoding DUF2200 domain-containing protein — MTKPKIYSMSFASVYPHYITKAEKKGRTKSEVDEIIRWLTGYSQEDLETKIENQTDFETFFSEAPKLNPSRTLIKGVICGIRVENIEEPLMQEIRYLDKLIDELAKGKAMEKILRK; from the coding sequence ATGACCAAGCCCAAGATATATTCGATGAGTTTCGCAAGCGTATACCCTCATTATATAACGAAGGCAGAGAAAAAAGGACGGACTAAATCTGAGGTTGATGAAATCATCCGTTGGCTTACTGGGTATAGTCAAGAAGATTTAGAGACAAAAATTGAAAATCAGACAGACTTTGAGACGTTTTTTTCAGAGGCTCCCAAATTGAATCCTTCAAGGACTTTGATTAAAGGAGTAATCTGCGGTATCAGAGTAGAAAACATTGAAGAGCCATTGATGCAGGAAATTCGTTATTTAGATAAGCTGATTGACGAGTTGGCAAAAGGAAAAGCGATGGAGAAAATTTTACGC
- a CDS encoding MerR family transcriptional regulator, protein MEYTINRLAKLAGVSTRTLRYYDELGLLCPARISSNGYRVYGQKEIDLLKQILLYRELGVPLEEIKKVLSSKEFDGQVALENHLSALRAKQRQLSLLIDNVEKTIKELEGEIIMSDQEKFKGFIKKQIDDNEKQYGKEIRAKFGNEKVDRTNDKLMGMSKEQHGELENLTDELNKTLKAAFEQGDASSELAKKTYELHKKWLCFYWGSYNKEAHMGVAQMYVDDPRFTNYYDKIAVGCAAFLRDVVFINSK, encoded by the coding sequence ATGGAGTATACCATTAACAGGCTGGCAAAACTGGCAGGCGTCAGTACACGGACTCTGCGATATTATGATGAATTAGGTCTGCTTTGCCCAGCTCGTATCAGCTCAAACGGATACCGGGTTTACGGACAAAAGGAAATTGACCTACTAAAGCAAATTCTTTTATATCGTGAATTGGGCGTGCCACTGGAGGAAATCAAAAAGGTTCTTTCATCCAAAGAATTTGACGGACAGGTGGCATTAGAGAATCATTTATCAGCACTACGTGCAAAACAAAGACAGTTAAGCTTATTAATTGACAATGTAGAAAAGACCATTAAAGAACTAGAGGGGGAAATTATTATGAGCGATCAGGAAAAATTTAAAGGCTTTATTAAAAAGCAAATTGATGATAATGAGAAACAGTACGGCAAGGAGATACGAGCAAAATTTGGCAACGAGAAAGTTGACCGCACTAATGATAAGCTGATGGGTATGAGCAAAGAGCAACATGGGGAATTAGAAAATCTGACAGATGAGTTGAACAAAACATTAAAAGCAGCTTTTGAACAAGGAGATGCATCTAGTGAGCTGGCAAAAAAAACTTACGAACTTCATAAAAAATGGCTGTGTTTTTATTGGGGTAGTTACAATAAAGAAGCTCATATGGGTGTGGCCCAGATGTACGTGGATGACCCGAGATTTACCAATTATTATGACAAAATAGCAGTTGGGTGTGCTGCTTTTCTCAGAGATGTTGTATTTATAAATAGTAAATGA